GGAGGCATAAAATCAATAATTTTTTCTTCTAAATTTATCTTGCCTTTCCACGTCGTGAAACGGTCTTGAGGAATAGAATACGTAAAAATATATTCTCCATTTTCTTCCCTAACAGCTAAAATTTCTATTCTACTGTTTTTTACTCGTTGAAGTTCTGTATGATATACTGTTCCTGCATACTTTCCAATGAGCTGTTCTACATTTTCTATTTTATCACTACTAAAATCTTCTTGCTTTGTCTTCGAACTCATGCTAGGAAATGAAATAGGAGAGTTAGGAATTTGTGTCATTAAAATAATTCCGACAGCCAAAACAGCAAATATAATCCCTGCTACCAAAAAAGCTCCTATTCCTTTAGGTTTACTGATTTTTATTTTACGTTTGTCTAAGAGAATTTCTATATCTGATTTTGAGTAATGGAGTTTATCGCCTACTTCCAAAATTTCTTGAAACTGTTCTTGAGAGAGCATTTTTCCTTTTAGTCGGTCTTGAAGCTCAAAGTCTAGAATTTCCTCTCTTGTTTGTAATTTTAAATTTCTCTGACGGAAAAAAATATTGAGTTCTTTTTCAGAAAAACCGTTCTGTTCTGCTACTGCCAAAAGTTGTGGATAGTATTCACTAGGAAAAAAACGCCCTACTTTGCGCCTATCTACATTAGTTTCTAAAAGTTCACGAAGAGGCAAAACTCGTATGCCTACAGTTTGTAAACGCTGTTCTAGTTCAGCCTCGCTAATGTCAAGTTCTCTTGCCTTAAGACGCAAATTTTTCATTTGGTCGGTAGAAAGTAGTCCATCTTTAGCAAGTTCTTGTGCATGTTGTAGCAAAATATCTAAAGCAGGCAAGACCTCTAAGCCATTTTGTTTGATAACTTTATCTACTGTTTCTTGATTCCAGTCTTGAGAATTAATGTGTAATGTCCATATTTTTTTTGGTAAATAATATTGATAGACCAAAAACTCTGGAATGGCTTCTTTTATGAGCGTTTCTTCTACCACCATAGGCTCATCTTTTTCTTGTTTGTCTAAGTAACTCTTCATTCCCCTCAAAGCAAAGCGTGTGGCTTCTTCATCAGTAAGAGTATGTACTATATAGCCTTTATGTGTAAGCAGTGCTTTTAATTCTGACTGTAAAATCAAGTCTCCAATAAGATAGATTTCTGAATCATTGGGCGCATGTTCTACCACTCTTTCCGAAAGTTCTCGGCTCTGAATACGTAAGAGTTCTACTTCTTGAGAGTTTATGGTTGCTGTTGCACTTGTTCCGTTGGAAAGCCGTACAGTAATAAAGCTTTGTTTTTCCTCTCTAATCTGATTGAGCCATTCTTCTGCTCTGTGTGAATGTAGCGCAACTTGCTCATCCAAATCTACACCTGTCGGGACTTGTCTCATCGCTCGTTGAAGAACAAACTTTACTAATTCTCTTTCAAAATCCCAATCAGAGACATCTTGTAGTTTGTTTTGGATAAATGTGCTGTCTTCTGTGCGAGTGAGCATAATTCTTTCTCCAAAGCTTTCTATAAAAGTAAGAGGAGATTTAGAGGCTTGTAATCTAAGATTTTTTCCATCTATGATAGCATCTAAATAAGATAGTGGAGCAAGTGGATGAAATCCTTTCTTTATAAAATAAGCTGTAAACTTATCTATTATTTTTTGAGAAAAAGCAGGCGAAAAAACGCATAGAATAGGAATTACTCCTTGAAAATTGGGAGACAGACGTTCAAATTCTAATTTTATATTTTCAATAATACTGTCAAATAACTTTTCGTAAGGGTGCGAAGCTCCAAGCCAGTCAAAGGTCTTTTCTTTTTCCATTCCATACGCAGGATGCCTTAAAGCATTGACAGAAGGAGGCAAACTCTCATAATATTTCTTTGAAATAGGTTTTATTTGAGTATCAATTTCAAAAAAAAGTTCTACACGTTCCTTTGCTTCATAAGGAATAGAAAGTAAGTTTTGAGAATTATAGAAAGCAGCACTACAATATTCTTCAGTAATGAGAAAGCAAATAGTAGAAGACGAATGCGTATCCATGCGAAATATCTAAAGCAGAAAATAAAAATTATTGAAAAAATATCTTTCAAAGATACGAAAAGATTGTTCTACTTATATGGCAAACGTGAAGTGAAGTCTAAAAATATGCTTATACAAAACAAAGAAGATAACCTTTCTTTAAATTATCTTCTTTGTTTTGTTTTTCAAAATAGCTAAAACTTTTTCATTATGACATACTCTACTGATGAGCATGTTATACTATTTATCTATTTGATGTAGGTAGAGTTTCAGATATAGAATCTTGTGTTGGCTTGTCAAAATCCATACAAGAATTGAGGCTAAGGAAGCACAGAAGTAATAATAGTAAAAATACGAAGGCGAAAATATTAAAAGACTTCATAGTTATTGACAAATAAAAAGTAAAAAAATGAGTTGTAATAAACTGTAAGTAAACTTTTCTAACTCAAATGAATTTCAAATTTGAAACCAATTTTTACTTTTAAAAAAGTGCCATGAAATATTATTTTGTCGTCATAAGGATTAAATACCAAACCTCAAGCGCACTCCAAAGTTTTTGCCTAATCCTGTTCTGATTTCATTCTGTAAACTTGGATTTACAGCCCAAACAGCATCTACCCTCAATATTTTGAAGACACGCTCAAAACCTATACTTACTTCTGTGTAGTTGGGTGTATTTGGTGTATGAAGATAATGCGCTCCAGCCACAAACTGCCATCCTAACTTTTTTATGAGTGGAATACGATTCATAATATAACCATTGAAATGATGCTCTGCGTGTGCCTCTATGAAATTATCTGTTGTGCTATATTGGTAATAAGGCAAGAGCAAAAACTGACGCAAACGGTTTTGTGCAAAAAGTATGGGCGAAGTTTGAAAGTGAAAATTATCAACAAAAGAAGTATAATCGTTCCAAAGAAACGTGCCTGCTTCTGCTTCATAGTCTAATGTTCCAACGATTCCCAAATTTAGATTATCTTTTACATTCAAAGTAAGCTGTCCAAAGTCTGTTTGGCTATCAAAAATTGAAGGAATACCTTGCTGATACGTTAGCGTAAAAGTAGGATATTTGCTACCTAAAGTAATACGCTGTTTTGGGCGCAACATATATTTTTCTCCAATGCGATAACGCAACTGTGCTTTCAAAATAAAGGCGTTGTGTTGTTCAAAAAATATTTCATTTGCATTAAAATCAAGGGGAATATTAGGTGAAAAAGTAATATTGTCCCTATCGATGAGAGGTTTTAGGGTTGGGTTGGTATTTTGGAGAGGAACACGCTGTTCAAAACTTCCTTGAATATGAAAAAATGCTCCATCAAAAATACGAGTTCCAGCAGTGAGCATGGCAAAACGTTTTTCATAGAGTTTCATATAATTCTCTTCTCTAAAAAACGTATAGATTTCGTTAGCAAAAGGCGTAATGGCATTTTTATCAAATTGTTCTACAAAAGAACCTCCTTCTGCACGAATATATGTGCTACTCATCTGATTAAAACGATGGAAAAAATTAGCTTTTGCATAAACCTTATTACTGCTAAATCCATAACGCCCATCTATTCCGAATCGTGTTGTACTAAAATTACGTTCCCTAAACTTGGTAATATTTACGGATGGATTTATGACAAATCCTTCTACTGTATTGGCTTGCAAGTTTTCAAGTAGTGAGCCAAAGTTGAAAGTAAGTTCTTTTTTTCTGTTTCTATACGTATAGCCCAAAATCAAATCGGTAGCTTTAAATTTATTGGCTTTTCTGTCCATTGAATCCAAATAGACAGGGTCGTTGTGGGCTTTCTCTACGCTGTCGCTTTTAGTATAATGTCCACTCTCTTCGCTTGTCAGAGGCACAGGGCGAATACTCTCCCAATATTCTGCATCTTTTAGATTCGAACTATCTGAAATAACAGAAATATTTTTATCAAAAAAATTACGCTCCAAAACCAGCTTTTCTAATTCATTTTTTTCTTCTGACAATGAATTTTGTTTTGTTTCTACGATATTTTCTGCTATATCTTCGTTCTTCTCGTCTTTATCGTCACTTTCTTTATTTTCTTGTGTAGGTTTCTTTTTTTCCTTTTTAGAAAAAGATTGAGTAGGTAATTTTTGCCCCTGTGTATCGGCTTTTAGCTGTGATGCTGTGAAGTTTGGTGTTACATCATAATTTGA
This portion of the Bernardetia sp. genome encodes:
- a CDS encoding DUF5686 and carboxypeptidase regulatory-like domain-containing protein; the encoded protein is MRSLLTLLLFFISSFFSLNADAARLFGRVTSSDGEAMPFLTVYEEGTTYGTTTNAEGNYFLELAEGTHQIVFRYVGFQSQTHTVIIKNGKNVELDIVMKSSTIGLKEVVVTPDGEDPAYAVIRAAQKKREFYRTQNKAFSCNVYIKNVQKLDEFKVPKLLSNDEVEEFRKEWEKNKIVYFSESVSKYYFLAPNKRKEVVISSKVSGDSRGFSWNSALYLSFDIYENTIDAPVGDRSFISPIAAGAMMYYEYQHEGEFEDKGVNVHKIRIFPRSKGQPLFSGLIYIQDSTWRVHSTDLEVSKDVGLEFIDKLNIKQTFVPVTPNKDIWLCSTRAFSFSYSVSMMGAKVAGHGNYTGSFSNYDVTPNFTASQLKADTQGQKLPTQSFSKKEKKKPTQENKESDDKDEKNEDIAENIVETKQNSLSEEKNELEKLVLERNFFDKNISVISDSSNLKDAEYWESIRPVPLTSEESGHYTKSDSVEKAHNDPVYLDSMDRKANKFKATDLILGYTYRNRKKELTFNFGSLLENLQANTVEGFVINPSVNITKFRERNFSTTRFGIDGRYGFSSNKVYAKANFFHRFNQMSSTYIRAEGGSFVEQFDKNAITPFANEIYTFFREENYMKLYEKRFAMLTAGTRIFDGAFFHIQGSFEQRVPLQNTNPTLKPLIDRDNITFSPNIPLDFNANEIFFEQHNAFILKAQLRYRIGEKYMLRPKQRITLGSKYPTFTLTYQQGIPSIFDSQTDFGQLTLNVKDNLNLGIVGTLDYEAEAGTFLWNDYTSFVDNFHFQTSPILFAQNRLRQFLLLPYYQYSTTDNFIEAHAEHHFNGYIMNRIPLIKKLGWQFVAGAHYLHTPNTPNYTEVSIGFERVFKILRVDAVWAVNPSLQNEIRTGLGKNFGVRLRFGI